The following nucleotide sequence is from Thermodesulfobacteriota bacterium.
GGTGAAATCCCGAGCTCGGGGGCGGCCCGGGCCAGGAACGACCGGCGGGCCAGAAACGCCAGGATCTCCGGGCCGGGGCGAAGAGCCGCGACCGGGTCCCGTGCGGCTTCGCCGGCCAGGAGCCGGCGGGCCTTCTCGGGATCGGGCCGGATCGGGCGCTCGGCCACGATCAGATCCCCGTACCGGTCCCGCTCCCAGGCGGCGACCCGCCCGGTGCCCGGGTCGAAGACCGTCTCCCGCTCGGTTGTCACCCCTTCGAGCCACGCCGGGTCGACGGTGCTCGCCCAGCGGATCACCCCCTCCGCCCGCTCCCCGCGCCGGCCCCCGTCGAGGCGGGCCGCCACCACGAACGGCGCGCGCCGCACGCCGCTTTCCGGCGCGAGAGAAGCGCCGCGGCCGTTGGATAGGACGAAGCGCTGGCTGTCCGGGCTCCGGCGCCGGGCCACGCGATCCGGGTAGGCGCACAGCGCCAGGCGAAGGAGGTCTTCCGGAGCGGGGTTCGCCGTGCGGGGGACGGCTTCCGGCAGGCTTTGCGCCGTCTGCTCCACCTGGCCGGCGGCGCGCCAGGCGGCTCGCGCGGCTCCGGGCTCGATCCCCAGGGCCCGCAGGCGCTCCGGCTCGAAGCCGTGCGCCGCCGCCTCCTCCAGGAGGTCCAGCCGGTGGAGCCAGTCCGAGTCGTGGGAAAGGGGCCCCGGTGCGGGCTGGGCGCCCCGCCCTCCCAGGACTGCCCGGCCCGCCAGGCAAACGTCCCGCTCCGCGGCCAGGGCGGCGAGGCGCGCCCCCTCCCGCGCCCAGCCCCGGCGCGCGGCTTCCGCCACCAGGCGGCCCAGGCGGGGGTGCAGGGGGAGCCGGGCCAGGGCCTCCCCCGTCGGCGTGAGATGCCCGAGGGCGTCCACGGCCCCCAGGCGCCCCAGGAGCTCCAGGGCGGCGTCCACCCGCTCGGGGGCCGGGGCCTCGAACCAGGGGAAGGTGGCCGGGTCTGGGTGTCCCCACGCCAGGAGCTCCAGCACCGCGTGGCCCAGGTCGGTGCGGTGCACCTCGGGCTCGATCCGCTCCGGCCGGCCCTGCTCCTCGTGCCGGGTCCAGAGGCGAAGCGCAAGCCCCGGCCCCAGGCGGCCCGCGCGCCCGGCCCGCTGGTCGGCCGAGGCGCGGCTGATGGACTCCACCGCGAGGCGGTCGAGCCCCAGGCCGGGGTCGTGGCGCAGCACCCGGGCGAGGCCCGTGTCGACCACGGCGGATACCCCCTCCACCGTCACGCTCGTCTCCGCCACGTTGGTGGCCAGAATGACCCGGGGAACGGGCGAGGGCCGCAGGACCTCGTCCTGTGCCGCCGGGGG
It contains:
- the hrpB gene encoding ATP-dependent helicase HrpB, whose translation is MDRPKGSGNPPGAEGENPKSSRRPALPVDGAAPAILEALERAGAAVVVAPPGSGKTTRIPPLLLDRGLLGSGACLILEPRRVAARAAARRVAEERASPLGGEVGYHVRFDRRAGPETRLLFVTEGILTARLQSDPFLDGVSAVILDEFHERSLEADLALALLRELRREVRPELRLLVLSATLDPAPVADYLGAEVVRAHGRAHPVEIVYLDRPDPTPAAERAAAGIRRAWGMRPGAGGDLLAFLPGAGEIRAASRLLEGWAAQEGARVLPLHGDLPPAAQDEVLRPSPVPRVILATNVAETSVTVEGVSAVVDTGLARVLRHDPGLGLDRLAVESISRASADQRAGRAGRLGPGLALRLWTRHEEQGRPERIEPEVHRTDLGHAVLELLAWGHPDPATFPWFEAPAPERVDAALELLGRLGAVDALGHLTPTGEALARLPLHPRLGRLVAEAARRGWAREGARLAALAAERDVCLAGRAVLGGRGAQPAPGPLSHDSDWLHRLDLLEEAAAHGFEPERLRALGIEPGAARAAWRAAGQVEQTAQSLPEAVPRTANPAPEDLLRLALCAYPDRVARRRSPDSQRFVLSNGRGASLAPESGVRRAPFVVAARLDGGRRGERAEGVIRWASTVDPAWLEGVTTERETVFDPGTGRVAAWERDRYGDLIVAERPIRPDPEKARRLLAGEAARDPVAALRPGPEILAFLARRSFLARAAPELGISPHDEAQWRAALEEAARGCTSFDELRRADLLGALRRRLTPRELQLLDREAPERCQVPSGSRLRLEYPEDGPPVLAVKIQEVFGWAQGPRVAGGRVPVVLHLLGPHGRPLQVTSDLRSFWENTYPEVRKEMRGRYPRHRWPEDPWNAPPSRRTTQPRR